The Acipenser ruthenus chromosome 26, fAciRut3.2 maternal haplotype, whole genome shotgun sequence genomic sequence GGGATTTTGTGGTTGGTTTGCACCAGTCCATATTGCACAAGCATTCAGGCTTTAAACATGTTACTTAGGTTTGATGCTGACCTTCATGGCAACTTTTCATAGAATTATGATTACTGGAATATATCAAATCAGCATGTTCTATGGCGACATGGAATCATATTTTCTAGCACAGCAGTGTTTTGCATGCCTTTTCAATTCAGATGTTAAACTCTTAAAGTGAAAGTGTTTGGGCATTTTTCTAACACTGCAGTGCAATACGCTTCAGGTCTCTTACATATTAGGATCAAACCCATTGCCCCACCAAACCCTACAGTCAgagtaattataataattaataatacacaCCTAAgtgtgttacctatacactgtggctaatcaagcttgtattaaaacctgccACGACTGCTACTGTTCTGCAATCAGAGtcttatttctgttatttttgaAGAGTTTTGGAATGTCAAGTCAATTTTAATATTGGAAAGAGTCTAATTTGCTAGGAAAGACTGGTGGGTGGCAGAAGTACACCTGCAACACTGAGTCGACGCTCACTGaactaaacaaacatttaattacagACTCCGAGCATGTGGGGGTGAGCAACTCTGGTTCCACAGGGGAATTCCAGTCCATGTTTTATAGCATCAATAGTGAACAACTTCAGGTCCTGGATGGCGTTCAAattgatttaaataaacaatttaggACATGTGAGGATCAAAGACCTGGCTTGGAACCTGTTTTGCCCACCCTTGGGTGAATTTCAAAAGAGCAGAACAACTTGCAAATGGGTGTTTCTACACAAGgggtatatgtgtatatatatatatatattaaacacacttATACATATGTAAACACACTTACACAATATATACAGAGGGTTAGCCAAATGTGACAGAATTGTGACACTGTGTGATAGTGCGAGTCTGGAGTATGTTTTAGTATTTTTATGGTATGCAGTATTCCAGGTTTGGTCTTGTTTTATTATGTAAACGTGGTTTAGTTCCgatactgtttagatcatttgaataaacctctgtgtgtgtgtgtgtatatatgtgcaCGTTAAACAATATTTCAAAAATGATAGCGCTGCTCTAAACATGGCAGTTCTGTCGTGTCATTAAATGCAGTGTCTCTGGTTATCGCATGGCTATATAACGGTGCTGTGGTTCAGATTTAGTGTCAGTCAAGGCTGCGTTGATTTAGCAACTAACCGGGTGCAGAAGTTAAAACGTGACATTAAAGCTATGAATATTCTTTTGCGTGAAGAAAGTGATTGCGTCACGGTGGCGTGCCCCCGCTCTGAACGGCCCATGACTTATATACAATTAGAATAAGAAGCATGCCGgtggtcaattttttttttccatcaaaaacatacaaaaaagaaaacagcctCGCCCCCAAAAACTAATCCATGGTCCGTTTCAAACCTCGGTTAGTTTAGAGAATTCCAAAACtaactaactctctctctctctctctctctctgggaccCTGCAGACTGCTGTTTACAAGATCATTTAATTATTTCATATAAGTTTATATAAGttatgtgtgtatctatctatatgGTTATATAGGTTTAGTGCAAGAAGAAAATAAGCTGAAGACAATGAATACATTTGAAGCCTTGCACCCTCTCAAAGTCGTTGGAAGCTGTACGGGCTGGCCTCGCTGACCCAGCTGTGAATTCCTCCTTCGCAGTGGTTTCCAGAATGCCATCTTATCGCTTCCCCGTCCTTCGTCTTCCAAACGCGTTGTATGTGCAGGCTGTCTCCGACACTCTCTCAACAGCTCTCTTTTACAAATCAGGTCAGTTGtagttttctatttttattcttttttttgttaatatattttcTGGGTTTTGCTTCAAGCAGTCATTAACTATTGGTGCATGCGTTTCTTTTGTTTTCGTTTGTTTTCAAGGATCCAGATATTATTTtgtcgtttcttttttttcctatcTGGAGCGGGGTTTTCTATCACGCAGaaatttcttcttttttctcaCAAACTTTCCGttgtattttttagaaaacatttgaaaaaggTCGGGCGCCTCCTCCCGTCCGTCCAGCGCTCCTCACCACACACTGCCGTACACTGAAAGACAGAAATAGCATGAGAAGGAGCTTGAAGACGGCAAATACCTTTGTGGACTATCTAGTCAACTAAGAAACCGTCATCATGGTTTCTGAAGAAGAATGATTCAGAACTGAGTTTGACATACTAGAGTAAACGTACCCCAAggaaatgtatttctgtataaAAGTGACTCTGAAAACGTCCGGGCCCCATTTTCTGCTTGGACGCACTCTTACCTGTGAAGACTAAGTAGGCAGTGATGATCATGGTGCCCAGCACTATGGAGACGATGCTCAGCAGTCTTGCCAGGCGGCCCAGCCTCCGTGCCCCGTCCACATCGTTCTGCTGCAGGCTGTTCCTGGACTGGGAGAGAGGAGTGGAGACTCACCAAGTTCAGTACTAGCATGTCCAGAGGGTAGTAACTCACTACAGCTTCTGTTCCATACGTTTTAATCGTTCAGACAATCTGGTTACATCCGGTACTATaaaatatataggaggctgtgtggtacagtggttaaagaaaggtccccggttcaaatcccacctcagccactgactcattgtgtgaccctgagcaagtcacttaacctccttgtgctccgtctttcgggtgagatgtaattgtaagtgactctgcagctgatgcatagttcacacaccctagtctctgtaagtcgccttggataaaggcgtctgctaaataaacaaaataacgcCAGTTGCCAGGGACGTGCTTCATTAAGGATTATACAGAACCCGCCAGGGATACATCTCCAGCTATCGttctctctgtgtgtattaaaTGAACCTGTCCTGTGTGATTACACACAATCCCACCTCAAGCCATTGTGATCAGCACTGGCCCAGCTGCGGGGCTCTACTGAGCACGCTCTGTGACGGCTGTTTGACTTCTCTCTGTTACGGCTGTTTGCTTTgcagaaaacaaatgtttgtcATTTCCACAAAACCTTTGTGGTGTATTTGTTAAATACACTCTGTCTTGTATTTTGACGAGTCAGATCAGGGATTGGTGTAGCCGTTACAAAAGCAATGGATATCATGATAAAACTGTATAGGAAAAAAACAAAGGTCCAGATAGATACTGGCAGCAAAACATGATTCCTTTCAAGTTTAATTGAATCAACCCTATTTACTGCTTAATTCTGGACAGACAATGGCGCATATTTAGGACTGAGTGCCGTATTGTATATATTCATCCATTGAAGACGCGGCCCACATTCAAACTGCAGACAGAGATTGATTGTGCAGGTATTGTAGGTCACAGCACACAGACATAGACTCCCAGAACCTTATGAACTCTGCCAAGTCTCTATACTATACTGACCCCTTGCCTTGGCACGCTATCACATTTCTGAGGCTCAATGGCAGACACATGGCTCTGTTAGTAAAGAGAGTAGTGGTGTTCCCCAGTCGATATGAAATCGTATCAGACTGGTGTCTCCAGTCGCTCGTGTCACCTGAGCTGGCACTTCCCCTCCTCCCTTGAACAGAGACTCCCAGCTCCTCCTGGGCTGGAGACTGGAGAGAGCGCTAAGTGCTCGCTTTTCAGAGCCACGAACAGATAAATAATTCATACAGTGCCAGTCTCATCCAGGAGCTCAACATTGTAATTGAGATAGGACAGCCCAAGCAGACAGGGCTTGTGACAGGAGCGAGAGAGCTGACGAGAGCTGACGAGAGccgtgggctgcagtgtggaaggcttGATTGGAAAACGACATTACATGCACATAAGAATTCATAAAAAATGTTACTATTAATTTCAAGTCCCTGTAAATGTTCACATATAAGATTTCATGCCAGCCATATTAGCAGTGCATGTTGCCTGTGTTACTAATACCATACACATCTAGTTTAACCTTACCAATGCTAAGAAATACACAGAGGCCACAGCACACACCCCTGGAACACAATATTACATCATTCTGTATCTCTATTCAGGAATACCCAGACATTAAGAGAACAAGGGATTTAATTAGAGTTAAATAGGCAGTACATCCTATTGTCTTCAATAGATTTGATCGCAGGATATAGAAAGACATAAATACGTCAGCCTGGCTTTAGGGGCGTTGTCATATCTACCTGACTCAAAGTACAGCACAGAAGCCATACCTGACTGAAGAACAGATTGGAATGGGTGATATTGCTTCAAGTAAGGAATGCCAAGTTAGTCACGAGGGAGCAGCATTCTGTCCTTTGGTTTGGCAGCAACTGCTTCTACAGATGGGCAGAACTTTCTGACATTCTGACATTCTGACATTCTGACATTCTGACTGTAGGCTGTAGCCAGAAGCAATAACAGGATGGAAAGCAGACATATTTATTTTGATCCGATTACCAATTATATTTCATAGGTTAAACGCCAGGAATCAAAAGATAATTAAAATGTTGAGAATAAACATCACATATTGAAACGTGTCTGAGGTTGTATACAGCGCTAGTACTTTGTATCTTCCTTTTCAAAGGGACGTATCTGTGGATATTCATAGGGAACGGTGCTACAGCTACAGTGCTTATGAGCTTTTGCCCTGCTATCCACATAATGTGCAGCGTGCAATAAAATCCAATGCTGACCCAATCCCAGAATCCCGAGCGGGCGAGTGGAATTTCAGGAGCACTCAGAGTCTGCACAGTCTCTGGTAAGGCTGGGGAGTGCTCTTACTTCATTACCCCCCTCCCCTGCAGTAACTATTACATCATGCTGAAATCCTGCAATGGGACAAGAACACAACACTGTAGAGCAGTTTGTTCTGCTAACTCGGGTGAATTGCCTTCTTCAGCACTAATAAATATAGCGGCCCTGTTTTATGTTCAGTTAAGAACTGGAATGTTTTTATTGCAGTGACACAGAACAATGCCAATGAAAAAGCCTCGGGTTCCTAAGCGAGAGCCAGCCTAGTTTTCTGTACATGTGACAATGATGTGTCAAAGGGGAGCACTGTTTGACCACAAGGAATACCGGGACTGATGGGGCTCTCTGCCCTTCACCGTTAGACCAGTGTCACAGCGTGCTGCCTTTCACACAATCCAGATCCTAAAAGCTTTTTACACTGTCTCTCCTGCAGTCATGCAGGCTGCAGAGTCTAGGAAACTTAAACAGCTCTCCCTCGCAGGCACTGTGCCCGGGCTGCCATGCAAGAAGACCCGTCCGCTCAGCACTGCTACAATTGTCAATTCAGAGCTTCGGTTCACATTGTGTCAATGCAGGTCATCAGTGTTGTAGCTGCTGTCCACAAATACACATGTCCTTCAAAACTGAGAGcagggcagacaggcagacagacagacagacagacaggttgatCCTACCTCACTGGTCTGAGAGGAAAGGGAAGGTGTGACTGGCAGACTGAGTttagatacagtatattgtttaaatggtctcggagcagtggtgtagtgggtAGACTATCCTTTTTGGTGTTCATTTTAGGCACTAAGGATGATTAAGCAGATTAGGAGCATGTCGTGCATGGTGGAGTTCAATGTTAAATCGGAAGAGGTTCGGCCCATCACTAAATCACAGAGTCGCTTTCTATAACACATTGGAACATGCTTTGATTTTAACCCTCGGTATAGCGAGGCTCTGCTGTTGCTGATCACAGTAGAGTAGGCTTGAGTAAATGCATTACTCCTTGCATGAGAAGTGGGTTGGAGTCAGGGGCCAGTTGCACTCCAGAGAACACGccttgaaagaaaagaaaacgctTATCTTTTGTATGTTAATCTTTTAGAACAGCTGAGCTGATTTGTGTAAAATGCATCCCTGTCTTGTTTTTGGCTCCATGAGTACTCCGAGCCCACTGGTAAACCTGCTCTGAACCTACAGAGTGTTACAAACCTTCACCAGATCATTCACTGGTTTCCTGTTTCAGAGCTATCTGTCCAGGAAGATTCTGTGAGAAACAGGACCTGTTACGCATTCATAGCTGACATAACCGCTTATAGcagtttccccatagtaaaagcatagccaagtgGAAAGAatactgaaagcatggtaaagaatagcgaggtatgttaaagcatattaaatagATGACTCTTTACAGACATGCAGCTAAAATCACACCCTCAGAGACAGACCAAAGctctacacagtatatatatatatatatatatatatatatatatatatatatatatatatatatatatatatatatataccgctgTATAAAAGAGCCGACTCTTTTACAGTATATGATAGATATTGCGGAATGCCGTCGGTTCGACCCACATATATAACGGTGATTTAATGAAGTTGCTGGCTGTGTAGCAGCAACGTTAACAGAAGCCAAGTTTGGGTGTGGACGAGGAAGTGCTGGCGAATGCAATACTAATTATTTAATTCTAGCTTTCCTCATGGAAAATTAACCTGCGCGCATTTTACTGaatatatagtaataataatatccttatatagcgcctttcatagcggacGACCCTCACAAAGCGCTGTACAGAGGTAAGCTGTGCAGGATCCGCagaatggagcacaaggaggttaagtgacttgctcagagtcacactgggatttgaaccggtgatcaTCTGATTATaaaccctggactttaaccactggaccacactgctatttatttatttgtagatcTACAATATATATTGGTCTTAATAGGTATGCGGAATTATTAAGGAGGGGAGTGAACAGGGAGCACAGAGACTTCTAACTAtcataacactgaacacacagtgtaataataataataataataataataataataataataataataataataataataataataataataataataataataataataataataataacgcaccAGTAAGACTGTTCTTGCCCCGTGTGTAGGGATGCGTCTGTATATGCAAGCAGCGAGTTATTCACTCTTAAGCGTACTTACCATGATTGAGAAAACCAGCGCCACTACGTTGACCGGCCATATGGGACAGAAGCAGGAGAAGATGGCCAGGAAAAGGTAATCACTGGGTGTGGATTGGTCCTGTGCGGTATTCCCACTAGACGAAGCCCTGGTCAGGCTCACCCTGGACGGGGATAG encodes the following:
- the LOC117430521 gene encoding trafficking regulator of GLUT4 1-like encodes the protein MAINTDAQYEQTLLGGSGTTLPSDSHETEKLLTHTSEPKSENGITLSSSFSVNMSGEKSHDLDHNGHNIQFKSGSAGHLSGGPLSPSRVSLTRASSSGNTAQDQSTPSDYLFLAIFSCFCPIWPVNVVALVFSIMSRNSLQQNDVDGARRLGRLARLLSIVSIVLGTMIITAYLVFTVYGSVW